TGACAGAGGGGTGCTGGAGGATGATGCGGTCATCGATCTGCTGGTGAAGAACGACCCCGGCGTGGAGAAGGAGATCCGACAGATGCTGAGTGATATGGGCGGTCTGGTGGAAAAGGCGGACTACGCGATTCCCTGGATTCAGGAATTAAAAGAGAAGGGCTATCATGTCTATTATCTTTCCAATTTTTCTTACAAAGCGGGCCGCGATTGCAGCCATGCGCTGGATTTCCTGCCTTATACGGACGGCGGCATCCTCTCCTGCGAAGAGAAGCTGATCAAGCCCCAGCCGGAGATTTACCGGCGTCTGTTAGAGAAATATGCGCTGACGGCAGCGGAATGTGTGTTCCTCGATGATCTGGAGACAAATGTGGAGGCAGCCAGAGCGGAAGGCATGGAGGCCATTTTGTTCACGACCAAAGATGCGGCGCTGCCGGAACTGGCCAGACTGGGCGTGAAACAGGCATAAAGCAGGATTCCGAATACATATCTGCCGAAGCCGTCAGTCTCTGGGCTGTTCCTCTCTTTCCTTTCGTTTTCGGCAGAGGATGAGATAAATCCAGAGAAGGATGGGGATGCCGATCGTGGCAGTCAGACATGACTGGAACAGCCGGTCCCAATTCGGAATGTCCAGAAAGGCTGTGACAAGCGTGAGCAGATACAGAAGTACGAGAGCGGCGATGCCGATACAGGCAGCGACCGCTTTGTTGTCTTTTTTCATAACATATCCTTTCTGACAGGGTCATTACTGTCTATGTACAAGATCATACTGCCTCTGTCGTTTTTCTGCAAGTGCCTCTTTTCCGGTTTATGACATTTTCCTGCCTTTTATGGCATCAGAATGTCTTTTCATGACATTTCATTCTAAATAGTTTTCGTTTTATCCGATATAATAAAAGAAAATTCTGATTGGAAGGCGGGATGGCATTTTGAAAATTGCAGTCTGTGATGATGAGAAAGAAATCAGAGAACAGATCAGGGAGCTGACAGGCAAAAGCAGGCCGGACTGCGCGGTGACTTTATATGAAACGGGGGAAGAGCTGCTTGAATCAGGCATTCATTTTGATGTGATCTTTCTGGACATCCAGCTGGAGGGAAAGAATGGAATTGAAACTGCAAGGGCGCTGCGCGAGGCCGGGGAAGAGGCGATCCTGATATTTATCTCCGGTCTGAAGGAATATGTGTTTGATGCGTTTGATGTGGGGGCCTTTCATTATCTTTTAAAGCCTGTCGATGAGAAAAAATTTATACAGGTATTTGAACGGGCTGCGGCCGGAGCGGAAGGAAAAAAACGGCGGGAGACATTTGTCATCAGGACCCGCAGCCGCAATGTGACGATCCGGACCTGTCATATTCTCTATGTGGAGAGCAGGATGAGAAAGGTGGAGATCCATACGTGCCAGGAAGTCTACGAGATTTACGGTACGATGAACGGACTGGAAAAGGAGCTTGGAGAGGGGTTTTACCGCTGTCACAGAGGGTATCTCGTCAACCTGGCGCATGTGTCGGAGTATACGTCGGACAATATCCGCCTGTCGGATGGCACCCGTGTCTATCTGTCAAGAGAAAAATATAATGAATTTGTAAAAATATATATGAATTATCTGCAGGCCGGAGGGGCTTCCTATGTATAGCTTTACGATAGAGATGGCGGACATACTGGTTGCTCTGCTGCAGGGATATGTGCTTGCATGGATGCTGGGCAGTTTCCTGGAGACAAAACTGAGAAACCGCTATGGAAGCAGATTCTATGCGGTATTTTTTTGGACATTTTTAAAGCTCGGCATACAGACGCAGAGTGCGGACAGCTACAGCGGTATCCGTTCCCTGTTAAAACTGACGATG
The sequence above is a segment of the Lachnospiraceae bacterium JLR.KK008 genome. Coding sequences within it:
- a CDS encoding LytTR family DNA-binding domain-containing protein; this translates as MKIAVCDDEKEIREQIRELTGKSRPDCAVTLYETGEELLESGIHFDVIFLDIQLEGKNGIETARALREAGEEAILIFISGLKEYVFDAFDVGAFHYLLKPVDEKKFIQVFERAAAGAEGKKRRETFVIRTRSRNVTIRTCHILYVESRMRKVEIHTCQEVYEIYGTMNGLEKELGEGFYRCHRGYLVNLAHVSEYTSDNIRLSDGTRVYLSREKYNEFVKIYMNYLQAGGASYV
- a CDS encoding HAD family phosphatase — its product is MIKNIIFDIGNVLTHYTWKKHICSFGFSEEVWRRVADATVKSDQWNEFDRGVLEDDAVIDLLVKNDPGVEKEIRQMLSDMGGLVEKADYAIPWIQELKEKGYHVYYLSNFSYKAGRDCSHALDFLPYTDGGILSCEEKLIKPQPEIYRRLLEKYALTAAECVFLDDLETNVEAARAEGMEAILFTTKDAALPELARLGVKQA